A genomic stretch from Pseudomonas sp. MUP55 includes:
- a CDS encoding phospholipase D family protein, producing the protein MIQRLLPFFLLGALALGGCATAHTPREPSDALPAAQSSFGRSIQAQAAPYQGRSGFRLLPNSSEAFVARAELIRNAQTSLDLQYYIVHDGISTRMLVDELLKAADRGVRVRILLDDTTSDGLDQIIATLAAHPKIDIRLFNPLHLGRSTGVTRAMGRLFNLSLQHRRMHNKLWLADNSVAIVGGRNLGDEYFDAEPNLNFTDIDMLSVGPVAEQLGHSFDQYWNSALSKPIDEFVSSMPSKVDLAVARGRLEASLAQSRQQNHALYNRLRTYQTQPRMDIWRRELIWAWNQALWDAPSKVLAKADPDPQLLLTTQLAPELQGVSHELIMISAYFVPGPPGLVYLTGRADAGVSVSLLTNSLEATDVPAVHGGYAPYRKALLEHGVKLYELRRQPGDPSANSGPHLFRRGSFRGSDSSLHSKAMIFDREKSFIGSFNFDPRSVLWNTEVGVLVDSPELAEHVRNLALQGMAPALSYEAKLQDGQIVWVTEDNGQLHTLTQEPGTWWRRFNAWFATSVGLERML; encoded by the coding sequence ATGATTCAACGGCTTTTACCGTTTTTCCTGCTGGGAGCGCTGGCACTGGGTGGTTGCGCGACGGCGCACACACCGCGCGAACCCAGTGACGCGCTGCCGGCGGCACAGTCTTCCTTTGGCCGCTCGATCCAGGCCCAGGCGGCACCGTATCAGGGCCGCTCGGGCTTTCGTTTGCTGCCCAACAGCAGCGAAGCCTTCGTGGCCCGTGCCGAGTTGATCCGCAACGCCCAGACCAGCCTCGACCTTCAGTACTACATCGTGCATGACGGCATCAGCACGCGCATGCTCGTGGATGAACTGCTCAAGGCCGCCGACCGTGGCGTGCGCGTGCGCATTTTGCTCGACGACACCACCAGCGACGGGCTCGACCAGATCATCGCCACCCTCGCCGCTCATCCCAAGATCGACATCCGCCTGTTCAACCCGCTGCACCTGGGGCGCAGCACGGGCGTAACGCGCGCCATGGGCCGCCTGTTCAACCTGTCGCTGCAACACCGGCGCATGCACAACAAGCTGTGGCTGGCCGACAACAGCGTGGCGATCGTGGGTGGCCGCAACCTGGGGGATGAATACTTCGATGCCGAACCTAACCTGAATTTCACCGATATCGACATGCTCAGCGTCGGGCCGGTGGCTGAGCAGTTGGGTCACAGCTTCGATCAGTACTGGAACAGCGCGCTGAGCAAGCCTATCGATGAGTTTGTCTCAAGCATGCCGTCCAAGGTCGACCTCGCGGTGGCGCGTGGGCGCCTTGAGGCCTCGCTGGCTCAATCGCGCCAGCAGAACCACGCCCTGTATAACCGCCTGCGTACCTACCAGACCCAGCCGCGCATGGACATCTGGCGGCGCGAGTTGATCTGGGCCTGGAACCAGGCGTTGTGGGACGCCCCGAGCAAGGTGCTGGCCAAGGCCGACCCGGACCCGCAATTGCTGCTCACCACCCAACTGGCGCCGGAGCTGCAGGGGGTCAGCCATGAGCTGATCATGATTTCGGCGTACTTCGTTCCGGGGCCGCCGGGGCTGGTTTACCTGACGGGCCGCGCCGATGCGGGCGTGTCGGTGAGCCTGTTGACCAATTCCCTCGAGGCCACTGATGTACCGGCCGTGCACGGCGGCTATGCGCCCTATCGCAAGGCGCTGCTGGAGCATGGCGTGAAACTCTATGAGCTGCGTCGCCAACCGGGCGACCCCAGTGCAAACAGCGGCCCGCACCTGTTTCGTCGAGGCAGTTTCCGCGGTTCCGACTCCAGCCTGCACAGCAAGGCGATGATTTTCGATCGGGAAAAGTCGTTTATCGGCTCGTTCAATTTCGATCCACGCTCGGTGCTGTGGAACACCGAAGTCGGCGTGCTGGTGGACAGCCCGGAACTGGCGGAACACGTGCGCAACCTGGCGCTGCAAGGCATGGCGCCAGCGTTGAGCTACGAGGCGAAACTGCAGGACGGGCAGATCGTGTGGGTGACCGAAGATAACGGCC